From the Leifsonia sp. AG29 genome, one window contains:
- a CDS encoding ABC transporter ATP-binding protein has protein sequence MDFGRTTVIRDLSFDIHRGETFGFLGSNGSGKTTTIRALLGIYQPTAGVLHIDGRPFAPESGDRLGYLPEERGLYKKESVIDVMVYFGRLKGLTAEQARRWSREYLERVGIGEKEKVRLDKLSGGQQQKVQLGVTIMNEPELLILDEPTKGFDPVNRRLLMEIIDDQKRAGATVMMVTHQMEEVERLCDRVILLKDGVSRAYGTVEEVQDQFGGTVVQVDHEGTIPPAPAYRVASDQGGHAELELTDGADAAAVLQGLVDAGVRVSRFAPTRKSLDDIFVEVYGAESRGEE, from the coding sequence ATGGACTTCGGCCGGACCACGGTGATCCGAGACCTGTCCTTCGACATCCACCGGGGTGAGACGTTCGGGTTCCTCGGCTCCAACGGCTCCGGCAAGACCACGACGATCCGGGCACTGCTCGGCATCTATCAGCCCACGGCGGGCGTGCTCCACATCGACGGGCGCCCGTTCGCGCCCGAGAGCGGTGACCGGCTGGGCTATCTCCCCGAGGAGCGCGGACTCTACAAGAAGGAGTCCGTCATCGACGTGATGGTCTACTTCGGCCGCCTGAAGGGTCTCACCGCCGAACAGGCGCGCCGCTGGTCGCGCGAGTACCTCGAGCGCGTCGGGATCGGCGAGAAGGAGAAGGTCCGGCTGGACAAGCTCTCAGGCGGCCAGCAGCAGAAGGTGCAGCTCGGCGTCACCATCATGAACGAGCCCGAGCTGCTCATCCTCGATGAGCCGACCAAAGGCTTCGACCCGGTCAACCGGCGCCTCCTCATGGAGATCATCGATGACCAGAAGCGGGCGGGCGCGACCGTCATGATGGTCACCCACCAGATGGAGGAGGTCGAGCGGCTCTGCGACCGCGTGATCCTCCTGAAGGACGGCGTCTCGCGCGCCTACGGCACCGTGGAGGAGGTGCAGGACCAGTTCGGCGGCACGGTGGTCCAGGTCGATCACGAAGGGACGATCCCCCCTGCCCCCGCCTACCGCGTCGCCTCCGACCAGGGCGGCCACGCGGAGCTCGAGCTGACAGACGGTGCCGATGCTGCCGCGGTCCTGCAGGGACTCGTCGACGCGGGCGTCCGCGTCTCACGGTTCGCGCCGACCCGGAAGTCGCTCGATGACATCTTCGTCGAGGTCTACGGCGCCGAGAGCCGCGGGGAGGAGTGA
- a CDS encoding inositol monophosphatase family protein, translated as MTDTHAADLDLALRLADLADGISSARFRDRDLHVETKPDRSPVTEADLAVERAIRETIAAERPDDGILGEEYGTEGDSRRQWIVDPIDGTANYLRGVPVWGTLIALAIDGVPVVGVVSSPALGRRWWGARDTGAWTTDSPGAEPRRIRVSGVSDLEHASLSFQSIAQWDQAGYLDRLIALTRRIWRDRAYGDMWSYMLLAEGLVDAVGEFGVKTYDLAALIPIVEEAGGTFTSVDGTPGPGNGSSLASNGLLHPALLDALS; from the coding sequence GTGACCGACACGCACGCCGCCGACCTCGACCTCGCGCTCCGTCTCGCGGACCTCGCCGACGGCATCTCGTCGGCGAGGTTCCGCGACCGCGACCTCCATGTCGAGACGAAGCCCGACCGCTCGCCGGTCACCGAGGCCGACCTCGCTGTCGAGCGGGCGATCCGCGAGACGATCGCCGCGGAGCGGCCCGACGACGGCATCCTCGGTGAGGAGTACGGCACCGAGGGAGACTCCCGGCGTCAGTGGATCGTGGACCCGATCGACGGGACGGCCAACTACCTCCGCGGCGTCCCCGTGTGGGGCACGCTCATCGCCCTCGCCATCGACGGCGTCCCGGTGGTCGGCGTCGTGAGCTCGCCCGCGCTCGGCCGGCGGTGGTGGGGCGCGCGCGACACCGGCGCGTGGACGACCGACTCCCCCGGCGCCGAGCCCCGGCGCATCCGCGTCTCGGGGGTGTCTGACCTGGAGCACGCCTCCCTCTCCTTCCAGAGCATCGCGCAGTGGGATCAGGCGGGGTATCTCGACCGACTGATCGCCCTGACTCGGCGCATCTGGCGCGACCGCGCGTACGGCGACATGTGGTCCTACATGCTGCTCGCGGAGGGACTGGTCGACGCGGTCGGCGAGTTCGGCGTGAAGACGTACGACCTCGCGGCCCTGATCCCGATCGTGGAGGAGGCGGGCGGCACGTTCACGTCCGTCGACGGGACGCCCGGCCCGGGCAACGGGTCGTCGCTGGCGTCCAACGGGCTGCTCCACCCCGCCCTGCTGGACGCTCTTTCCTGA
- a CDS encoding lipase family alpha/beta hydrolase, with product MSLLKKLLIAAATAALGSIAIAVPAQADTVSVSPPGANDWSCVPSAAHPYPVILVPGTFESMAKNWATMSPVLKQAGYCVFALDYGQYNGVDASGPIADSAQQLAPFVDAVLASTKASQVDLVGHSQGGMMPRYYLGFLGGAKNVHQLIGIAPSNHGTQGVIVPGPDGLPALTSASPTACPACADQTAGSAFLQKLNSIGDTVKGPFYTVISTTHDEVVTPYQSQALSGSASQVTNIVIQDKCPADPIEHDQTPNDAVVQQLVLEALSVPNGPADPAYQPNCV from the coding sequence ATGTCGTTACTGAAGAAGCTGCTCATCGCCGCCGCCACGGCGGCTCTCGGCTCGATCGCTATCGCCGTGCCGGCCCAGGCGGACACCGTTTCGGTGTCTCCCCCAGGCGCCAACGACTGGTCCTGCGTGCCGTCCGCCGCTCACCCGTATCCCGTGATCCTCGTGCCCGGAACGTTCGAGAGCATGGCAAAGAACTGGGCGACGATGTCGCCGGTCCTCAAGCAGGCGGGCTACTGCGTCTTCGCCCTCGACTACGGGCAGTACAACGGTGTCGACGCCTCCGGCCCGATCGCCGACTCGGCGCAGCAGCTGGCGCCCTTCGTCGACGCGGTGCTCGCCTCCACCAAGGCGTCGCAGGTCGACCTCGTCGGGCACAGCCAGGGTGGGATGATGCCCCGCTACTACCTGGGCTTCCTCGGAGGCGCGAAGAACGTGCACCAGCTGATCGGCATCGCCCCGTCGAACCACGGCACGCAGGGGGTGATCGTCCCCGGGCCGGACGGCCTGCCGGCGCTGACCAGCGCCTCCCCCACCGCGTGTCCGGCTTGCGCGGACCAGACCGCGGGATCCGCCTTCCTGCAGAAGCTGAACTCGATCGGCGACACTGTGAAGGGCCCGTTCTACACGGTCATCTCGACCACGCACGACGAGGTCGTCACGCCGTACCAGAGCCAGGCCCTGAGCGGTTCGGCCTCGCAGGTCACCAACATCGTGATCCAGGACAAGTGCCCCGCCGACCCGATCGAGCACGACCAGACCCCCAACGACGCCGTCGTTCAGCAGCTGGTGCTGGAGGCCCTGAGCGTCCCGAACGGGCCCGCCGACCCGGCCTACCAGCCGAACTGCGTGTGA
- a CDS encoding DUF389 domain-containing protein, which yields MLRLELFVAPDIVDEVQAALVDVGGVRRVWSGPTTLGGAVMLSAEIDVDGADAAVDRLAAFGIDAEDVTLWRVPGIQPLGWRRQLRRVGDGAQAWAEIVGRAGENARLSGTYLVYMVAAGIIAGIGVVSGSAVLIVGAMALSPDLLPVVTIAIGIVERRGRLALGALGVLGVGLAAAALGALLATLLLLVTGRIPADLVLADTVIGEALTQIGPGSLVVAATAGVAGMLALERPGGAAVGVAISVTTIPAASYVGAALAMGRDDPAIGAVMVLLSNVAMLLAAGAITLAVQREVRRRRGSKRAGGDDSAARG from the coding sequence GTGCTACGCCTTGAGCTGTTCGTCGCGCCGGATATCGTCGATGAGGTCCAGGCGGCACTCGTCGACGTCGGCGGAGTGAGGCGCGTGTGGTCGGGTCCGACGACGCTCGGTGGGGCGGTGATGCTGTCGGCCGAAATAGACGTCGATGGTGCCGATGCCGCTGTCGATCGGCTCGCGGCGTTCGGCATCGATGCCGAGGATGTCACACTGTGGCGGGTTCCCGGGATCCAGCCGCTCGGCTGGCGGCGGCAGCTCCGCCGGGTGGGGGACGGCGCCCAGGCGTGGGCGGAGATCGTGGGCCGCGCGGGCGAGAACGCACGGCTGTCGGGCACCTACCTCGTGTACATGGTGGCGGCGGGCATCATTGCCGGGATCGGCGTCGTCTCCGGTTCCGCGGTGCTCATCGTCGGTGCGATGGCGTTGAGTCCCGACCTCCTGCCGGTCGTTACGATCGCCATCGGCATCGTCGAGCGGCGAGGGCGGCTCGCGCTCGGGGCGCTGGGCGTCCTCGGCGTCGGGCTGGCCGCGGCGGCGCTCGGGGCGTTGCTGGCGACGCTGCTGCTCCTCGTGACGGGCCGGATCCCGGCCGACCTCGTGCTCGCCGACACCGTCATCGGCGAGGCGCTGACCCAGATCGGCCCGGGCAGCCTGGTCGTCGCGGCCACGGCTGGTGTCGCGGGGATGCTGGCGCTCGAGCGTCCCGGCGGTGCCGCCGTCGGGGTCGCGATCTCGGTGACGACGATCCCGGCGGCGTCGTACGTGGGCGCGGCGCTGGCGATGGGGCGGGATGACCCGGCGATCGGAGCGGTGATGGTCCTGCTGTCGAACGTGGCGATGCTGCTGGCCGCCGGCGCCATCACGCTCGCGGTGCAGCGCGAGGTCCGTCGGCGACGCGGGTCGAAGAGGGCAGGCGGGGACGATTCGGCAGCGCGCGGATGA
- a CDS encoding nucleotidyltransferase family protein: protein MITAVLLDVHAIARACEAHGVKRLRVFGSVLDDTFDRETSDVDFLVDFLPGRGGLLQDYFNLREELKRTVGRGIDLVDAGAVRNPCFASCAFTRAEIVYAV from the coding sequence ATGATCACCGCGGTGCTACTCGACGTGCACGCGATCGCTCGCGCGTGCGAAGCGCACGGAGTTAAGCGGCTTCGCGTCTTCGGCTCAGTGCTCGACGACACGTTCGACCGAGAGACGAGCGATGTCGATTTCCTCGTCGACTTCTTGCCGGGCCGTGGTGGGCTGCTCCAGGACTACTTCAACCTGAGGGAAGAGCTGAAGCGGACTGTCGGTCGCGGGATCGATCTGGTCGACGCCGGCGCGGTGCGCAATCCTTGCTTCGCGAGCTGTGCGTTCACAAGGGCCGAGATCGTCTATGCGGTCTGA